The Nerophis ophidion isolate RoL-2023_Sa linkage group LG29, RoL_Noph_v1.0, whole genome shotgun sequence genome includes the window TGTTTGTGGAGCTGACAGGTGAACTATGACTATATTTGACTAGTTTTCACTATATTTGAATTGCTTTTGATTGACGTTGTTcaccacgtgtgtgtgtgtgtgtgcgtgtgtgtgtgcgtgtgtgtgtgcgtgtgtgcgtgcgtgtgtgtgtgtgtactggcaCAGAATGTGGTAAGATACATCAAAAGGCAGTAATCACGTGATAATTCTACAAAATGTTATTGAAATGTCAACAGTGAAGTTGAACTTGTATCTCAGATCCAGAAGAGGAACCCAAATTTGAGATGGGTGCGGATCCAAGGCCGACCCTCCCTGAGATCCGTCCTCACCAGCAGACTCCACATGCGGCCCGGGGTGGCCAAGACGGACCCGGGAAGGACCATGAGGTGGAATCTCCCATCCATTTCCATGACGAGGACTTCCCGCTGGACCCCAGCGTGGTGGCctctaagaagaagaagaagaaggcggCGGCGCCGAAAGGCCAACATAAGATCTATGGTTCGCCAGACTGGGAGGAACCCAGCAGCGACACCCATTGCTGGGGCTGCGGCAGCATCCTGCACTGCCGGGACGTGGGAGCCCCCGGGTACCTGCCCAGCGAGAAGTACAAAGTCCTGCTGCAGGACAAAGGTCTGAGCGGCGCCACCTGCCAGCGCTGCTACCTCCTGCGCCATCACCAGACGGTCGTCAGCGTCCAAGTGTCCAAGGAGCAGTTCCGACACGTGGTGCAGACCATCCGCTCGAAGAGAGCGCTGGTGCTTCTCTGCGTGGACCTCCTGGACGTCCCGGACTCGGTGGTTCCCGACCTTGCGGAGTTGGTGGGCGCCAACAAACACGTCGTGGTCCTGGGCAACAAGATCGATCTCCTCCCTGGAGACTCTCCCAACTACCTGGAGCGCATCAAGCGGCAGCTCTCTCACTACTGCCAGGAAGCCGGTTTTGGGAGCCAGGTGACCGACGTCCACCTGGTCAGCGCCAAGACCGGATACGGGATCGAGGGTCTGATCTCCAGCCTGCAGAGCGCCTGGAAGTACAAAGGTGACGTCTACCTGGTGGGGAGCACCAACGCGGGCAAGTCCACGCTCTTCAACACCTTGCTGGAGTCCGACTTCTGCAAATCCAAAACCTCCAGCAATCGTAAAGCCACCATCTCCCCCTGGCCTGGTGAGTTCTCATACATCCACAAAGCATGCTGGGAGATCCGATGACCTTTTTAGAGTGGCCTTCTTCGCAAAGAGCCAGTGTTAGTCATTATGGAGGctcagattagatagtactttatttattccgtcaggagagttccttcaggaaaattaaaattttcagcacaatcccattcaagtttagacaaacattacagggagacagaacaggatcgctgacgggtctgccggcttccagcgccccttacaaaaaagatgagataaaggtaaacaaaggggggtgagaaaaaaatagaagattaaaataaaatttaaaaaatcggtctttgcctgggccttggagaggaggtgcagactgaggccaagggaacctGGCTCCCAAAGATGGGacaatatttattatataatattaatgtGGGGCGGTAGAGCGGCCTCGCCAGCGACTTGAGGTTcggtccccgcttccgccattctagtcactgccgttgtgtccttgggcaagaagacacttgacccacctgctcccagtaacgataaccgaaggcaacgctgtttacgacccactccCCTCAGGAAGCAGCCGTGGGCAGGTggggggagaaagtcaaataaaggaggagggGTATAACAATCTTTgggcagagcgtggtggaagaatGTACAGAGAGCACAGTGGGCGTGTCTCTCCTCAAGATTGAGTCcaaatgtaattctgtctctGAATCTTTGCTTctagtcttgtttaatagatgtcgtcaATGTTTCAACCTGACAGAACTGAAAACCAATGAAAATTCCAAAGTTAGTATCTCAGAAAATGACATTACTTATGAGCGATTAAAAAAGCATGAAGATGACCAGTACTACTTCTCTGGTGTTTGGACCCGCCCCCTGACTTTGACAGATAAAATAGATGATTCAAGTGCTGACACAAGATGTTCATAATATAAAATCAGTAATTAAATCCCTAAATAAACAAATCAATAACAAAACAACACCACATGTTTGTATTTCCaattatgattaataacacaatCAAGTAATTATTTCAAGATGTATTTAATTTGCAGATAAGTAGCAGCAGCAACAAATGCTGTTTGTCAAATGTTACCAATTATGCAGAATAACAAATAAACATGAGTGTAAAATAACCactgtcatgtgaccatgttgcatTCAGGGACCACTCTGAACCTGCTCAAATTCCCCATCATCAACCCCACGCCGTACAGAATGTTCCGGCGGCAGAAGCGTCTGGGAGAATGGCGCGGGCAGACGGAAGAGCAGATGCCGCCTGATGAAGTGAAGAGGCTGCAAGACTTCCGTCGCCAGGGATACTTAGTGGGTAAAGTGAGGGGGAGGGGCTACATGGAGAAATGTTTCAAACCATTTGGatttgaaatgaaaaaaatagacaagcggtagaatatggatggatggatccatttttccaccgcttattcacATTTTGgtctcgcggggggcgctggcgcctatctcagctacaatcgggcggaaggcggtgtacaccctggacaagtcgccacctcatcgcagggccagatggatggattatcaaacCCAAGAAAGTTTGGGTTTGTTTTTCGGTTCGTAAAACCAAAAGAATTGCAACCCAAAAAAGatttggagcaaaaaaaaaaaaattattggaaattataaaaaaatattttcaaacaaaaaaaggtttgcaaacaagaaaaaaaaattggcaactgGAAAAGATCTGCAACCCAAAGTAAAtggattagaaaaaaatatatatttttgcgaccccaattttttttttaccaaaaagaatggatttgaaaatgtaaaaataatcaaACCAATACATATTGTTGCTTGCAAATAATTTGGTTACACCTTAAGTGCTATCTTGTGGGCGGGGCCTCCTttaaacaattatttttattGGTCAGTATCCACCAACCACCAGTCTTTAGTGTTTTGCGTGTGAAACTGACCAATAAAAAGGCTTGTAACATTGTTCAGAGGAGGCTCCGCCCACAAGATTGAAGTGGAGTCGTATATATCAATTATTTCAATTTTGTTTGAATAAAAGACAGAAAAGAGCATGTGTGTACTTCCAGGTCGTGTTGGGAGAACGTTCCTGCCCACAGTCCGACAGAGAGGGATCTCATTTGACCCCGACAGTTTAGCTTTTGGGGAGAACGGCGAGGAAGAACTGAGCACGGGTGAGAAATGTGAGGTCTGTGATTGGTAAATGGTGTGGTAACTGATGAAGATTTCCACAGAAAAAGAAGACTCTGCAGATGAGTTCACCTACAACGAGCTGAAAGACGCTCACTGGCTGTTTGACACACCAGGAATCATGAAGGAACATGACGTGAGGACCAGACTCTGACACTTTCATACAGCTCCtcgctaaccaccctccattgttcatacagctcctcactaaccaccctccattgttcatacagctcctcactcaccaccctccattgttcatacagctcctcactaaccaccctccattgttcatacagctcctcactaaccaccctccattgttcatacagctcctcactaaccaccctccattgttcatacagctcctcactaaccaccctccattgttcatacagctcctcactaaccac containing:
- the LOC133546132 gene encoding nitric oxide-associated protein 1-like isoform X1 encodes the protein MFKMFKVACAAAHFRGVLRSSARGSGSLPGLKAELGRPWTRHVHGGHRGAGRSCVVDPSQEETFMFVELTDPEEEPKFEMGADPRPTLPEIRPHQQTPHAARGGQDGPGKDHEVESPIHFHDEDFPLDPSVVASKKKKKKAAAPKGQHKIYGSPDWEEPSSDTHCWGCGSILHCRDVGAPGYLPSEKYKVLLQDKGLSGATCQRCYLLRHHQTVVSVQVSKEQFRHVVQTIRSKRALVLLCVDLLDVPDSVVPDLAELVGANKHVVVLGNKIDLLPGDSPNYLERIKRQLSHYCQEAGFGSQVTDVHLVSAKTGYGIEGLISSLQSAWKYKGDVYLVGSTNAGKSTLFNTLLESDFCKSKTSSNRKATISPWPGTTLNLLKFPIINPTPYRMFRRQKRLGEWRGQTEEQMPPDEVKRLQDFRRQGYLVGRVGRTFLPTVRQRGISFDPDSLAFGENGEEELSTEKEDSADEFTYNELKDAHWLFDTPGIMKEHDVLALLNEQEVKALVSTRAIIPRTFVLKPGMSLFVGALARIDFLQGEQSCWFSVLTSADLPLHLTTVDKALSVYQKHAGHQLLGVPAGGADRMKDFPALVPQEFRLEGRGHTEAVADIKLSSAGWVAVTAGQGQQLLVAVHGPPSLAYGLRTPPLLPHVVLLKGARIPGSAAYKVMKPSGMLDLGLSARAAYRQKAKAKKK
- the LOC133546132 gene encoding nitric oxide-associated protein 1-like isoform X2, translating into MFKMFKVACAAAHFRGVLRSSARGSGSLPGLKAELGRPWTRHVHGGHRGAGRSCVVDPSQEETFMFVELTDPEEEPKFEMGADPRPTLPEIRPHQQTPHAARGGQDGPGKDHEVESPIHFHDEDFPLDPSVVASKKKKKKAAAPKGQHKIYGSPDWEEPSSDTHCWGCGSILHCRDVGAPGYLPSEKYKVLLQDKGLSGATCQRCYLLRHHQTVVSVQVSKEQFRHVVQTIRSKRALVLLCVDLLDVPDSVVPDLAELVGANKHVVVLGNKIDLLPGDSPNYLERIKRQLSHYCQEAGFGSQVTDVHLVSAKTGYGIEGLISSLQSAWKYKGDVYLVGSTNAGKSTLFNTLLESDFCKSKTSSNRKATISPWPGTTLNLLKFPIINPTPYRMFRRQKRLGEWRGQTEEQMPPDEVKRLQDFRRQGYLVGRVGRTFLPTVRQRGISFDPDSLAFGENGEEELSTEKEDSADEFTYNELKDAHWLFDTPGIMKEHDVLALLNEQEVKALVSTRAIIPRTFVLKPGMSLFVGALARIDFLQGEQSCWFSVLTSADLPLHLTTVDKALSVYQKHAGHQLLGVPAGGADRMKDFPALVPQEFRLEGRGHTEAVADIKLSSAGTPRRLGGGDCRAGSAAAGGGPWPALAGLRSEDAAAASTRGLAEGSTDPRIGRLQGHEAVGDAGPWTVRTCGLQAES